The region CTCCTTGTATAATGAACATATAGTAAAATTCAATGCTCATTTGTTTTATTTTTACTATAATGAACTTAGGCGCTGTGGCTTAGTTTTATCTCCTATAGCAGCATAGCTGACTAGTTCGTAAAGGCTCTAACCATAGCTCTATGTTCATTTGTTGATTAGTTAGATAACGCTAGACGTTTTATTTAGAGCAAGGATACATTCAACATAGAGACTTATGGAAACATAGCGTACTCATTTTATTAAGGAGTTGTTCTTATGCTTTATGTTGGTATTGACGTTGCCAAAAACAAACACGATTTCTGTATTATTGATTCTGATGGTGTTGTTCACGTTCATCATCAAACCATCTCTAATTCTCTGGATGGCTTTAAGTTCTTGGTTTCATCCATTCGATCTGCTTTGTCTGAATCAGATAGTTCATATGCAAAAATAGGACTAGAATCAACGGGTCACTATAGCATTAATATCACAAACTATCTGCAACGTTCAGGCTTTGAGATCATCACTCTCAATCCTTTGTCTACTAGTCTCTTCAGAAAAGCTCACACGCTTAGAAAAACTAAAACAGATAAAACCGACGCTATGGTCATTGCAACAATGCTTATTACCGATGATTCTAAGTCCTATTCTCCTATATCATATCAGATTCAGGAGCTAAAATCATTAACTAGGCATCGTTATCGTCTTATTGGTTACCGGTCTAAGTTGAAGCTTTCTATGAGTCGTTTGATTGACATTGTTTTTCCAGAGCTACCTTCTGTTGTTTGGTCAATTCATCAAGCTTCCGTCCTTACTCTTCTTACAGTGTATCCAAACCCTGAAGCCCTTTCAGTAGCTCACTTGACCAAACTTACCAACTTACTCAAAAAGGCTTCAAAAGGCAAATATTCTAAAGATAAAGCTCTTGAAATCAAAACTCTTGCTTCGGCTTCCATCGGTTTGTCCAACGACGCTTTAGCTTTTGAACTCATGCAAAATATTCGCTTAGTTCATAATGTACAAG is a window of Firmicutes bacterium HGW-Firmicutes-1 DNA encoding:
- a CDS encoding IS110 family transposase, which gives rise to MLYVGIDVAKNKHDFCIIDSDGVVHVHHQTISNSLDGFKFLVSSIRSALSESDSSYAKIGLESTGHYSINITNYLQRSGFEIITLNPLSTSLFRKAHTLRKTKTDKTDAMVIATMLITDDSKSYSPISYQIQELKSLTRHRYRLIGYRSKLKLSMSRLIDIVFPELPSVVWSIHQASVLTLLTVYPNPEALSVAHLTKLTNLLKKASKGKYSKDKALEIKTLASASIGLSNDALAFELMQNIRLVHNVQEEIKLLDHRIKEILISIDTPILSIPGISFTLAAIIISEIGDINRFASPAKLLAYSGMEPSTYQSGNFRASNTPMVKRGSTYLRWAIMQASR